The Pieris rapae chromosome 16, ilPieRapa1.1, whole genome shotgun sequence genome includes a region encoding these proteins:
- the LOC110998633 gene encoding glycogen debranching enzyme isoform X2: MTIINSARDMELRRDDTAAAVRRLELQHAEHRDATLYRFEKGSYLQFNPGPTLMGRKVYLYTNYVVTDQREKDEHIAFDRKQYYCLEWVRAGQTKKTSETAELERLGCGLLVTDTDAYCELRLERAGSFHYYFVYDTPESRVGPQGSGWFGVTPSLRAGDCTLPLDSLMCQTVLAKCLGPISRWERTLRVGREAGYNVFHLTPVQELGASGSSYSIADQLKLNPLFDDPDTGRRATFSDVENLVAKIHNEWNSLVICDVVLNHTANETPWLLEHPEATYNCQNCPHLRPAALLDAAFARVSARVGAGLLEPRVPREVAEPAHVDAARAALEEEAAALRLPELFQCDVDALERRFLELARTRVPAPHAADANLKLTPDPQRRRLAATVDLELALQLFNTHRVDCPDEEARMARCAAAFRARLLELNADAAAIALDHLRAAVDNCAAAMRYERLQSDGPRLREVSARHPLVPPYFTLPETIEDAKAVEMDVYGESGRSVMAHNGWVMGADPLRDFAARAADGRVYLRRELVAWGDSVKLRYGERPEDSAWLWAHMREYVRLTARLFDGLRLDNCHSTPLHVAEWMVDEARAERPDLYVLAELFTNSAAVDNIFVNRLGITSLVREAQSAWDAHELGRLVYRYGGRPAGAFLPPPHGEPAAAAPAVAHAMLLDQTHDNPSPVVKRSLFDLLPCAALVAFASCATGSTRGYDELVPHQVHVVDEARLYRAWGESDEWPEGPEGTVGPGRGLAEARAALNALHRQLAVEGYTEVFVDQMDPDVVAVTRHHPTSRKSVILVAHTAFAAPDPAAAPRRPRPLRFEGQLTEVALEASLRHGSGRPFEPPGAREPHPRFIHGLNEYVADVRPPGPLAASAFLSGERREGAFTELEWRGLPPGAVIAVRVAPDGRQAAALAALHRTVRAQPDAAPDPLQLAAPLAELSLADFNTLLYCCDAEERERRGAGVYEVPGHGPLVYAGLQGATAALEPLLRDDDLGHPLCDNLRAGDWLAEYQWRRIEGDARLTTVAARYRDALRPLSELPRFLVPAYFAGVVAALYSAVRAAALSRLRLPHPGRFAEDLALTSVQLTAAMPSAPLPMEGASAPERASLSAGLPHFSVGYMRCWGRDTFISLRGLYLLTGRFAEARAHILAFAACLRHGLIPNLLDGGRNARFNCRDAVWWWLHSIQQYCREAPQGSAILAERVVRLFPAPDAPVEQPLHDVMQEALDTHFQGLAFRERNAGRQIDAHMTDRGFNVQIGVDPETGFPFGGNDANCGTWMDKMGSSERAGTRGRPATPRDGSAVELVALAYGAASWLATQHRAARYPYPGVARRHRDGTLTAWTFAQWAERIRRSFERHFWVPTTPSAADARPDLVHRRGIYKDSHGASQPWADYQLRCNFPVAMAVAPDLFDPKRAWLALDAVERLLLGPLGVKTLDPADWAYRPDYRNDDDSADPSVAHGFNYHQGPEWVWPIGAYLRARLAFAPDNGAHARTVAAVYAALGPHAAEARASPWRGLPELTDAGGAPCRDSCRTQAWSSACVLEALHEAVGARRARPLPSD; encoded by the exons GCGCGTGACATGGAGCTCCGGCGGGACGACACGGCTGCGGCCGTGCGCCGCCTCGAGCTGCAGCATGCTGAGCATCGAGATGCCACGCTCTATCG GTTCGAAAAAGGctcatatttacaatttaaccCCGGGCCGACTCTAATGGGCCGCAAAGTCTACTTGTACACCAACTACGTGGTCACGGACcaaa GGGAAAAGGACGAGCATATCGCCTTCGACCGCAAGCAGTACTATTGCCTGGAATGGGTTCGAGCCGGTCAGACGAAGAAGACGAGCGAAACGGCCGAGCTCGAGCGGCTGGGATGCGGGCTGCTGGTCACCGACACCGATGCTTACTGCGAGCTGCGTCTCGAGCGAGCCGGATCGTTCCACTATTACTTCGTCTACGACACGCC AGAGTCCCGCGTGGGGCCACAGGGCTCCGGCTGGTTCGGGGTGACTCCGAGCCTCAGGGCCGGCGACTGCACTTTGCCGCTAGACTCGCTCATGTGCCAGACGGTGCTGGCCAAGTGCCTCGGCCCTATCTCGCGTTGGGAGCGGACGCTGCGAGTGGGCCGCGAGGCCGGGTACAACGTCTTTCATTTGACGCCCGTGCAG GAGTTGGGCGCATCGGGCTCGAGCTACAGCATCGCCGACCAGCTGAAGCTGAACCCGCTCTTCGACGATCCGGACACGGGCCGCCGCGCTACATTCTCGGACGTCGAGAACCTCGTTGCCAAAATTCACAACGAATGGAAC TCTCTCGTCATTTGCGACGTAGTGCTGAACCACACGGCCAACGAGACGCCGTGGCTTTTGGAGCACCCCGAGGCGACGTACAACTGCCAGAACTGTCCGCACTTGAGGCCGGCGGCGTTGCTCGACGCGGCGTTCGCGAGGGTGTCGGCCCGGGTGGGGGCCGGACTGCTCGAGCCTCGCGTGCCCCGCGAGGTGGCCGAGCCGGCGCACGTCGACGCCGCTCGCGCCGCTCTCGAGGAGGAGGCGGCCGCTCTGCGGTTGCCGGAGCTCTTCCAGTGCGACGTCGACGCGCTCGAGCGCCGTTTTCTGGAGCTGGCGCGCACCCGCGTTCCGGCGCCACACGCCGCCGACGCCAATCTTAAGCTGACGCCGGACCCGCAGCGGCGGCGCCTCGCCGCCACCGTCGACCTCGAGCTGGCGCTGCAGTTGTTCAACACGCACCGCGTCGACTGTCCGGACGAGGAGGCGCGAATGGCCCGCTGCGCGGCCGCCTTTCGCGCCCGACTGCTAGAGCTCAACGCCGACGCCGCGGCCATCGCGCTGGACCATCTGCGAGCCGCCGTCGACAACTGCGCGGCCGCGATGCGTTACGAGCGGCTTCAGAGTGACGGACCCAGGCTGCGGGAGGTGTCCGCTCGTCATCCGCTGGTGCCGCCCTATTTCACGCTCCCAGAGACGATCGAAGACGCGAAGGCCGTCGAGATGGACGTCTACGGCGAATCGG GCCGATCGGTGATGGCGCACAACGGGTGGGTGATGGGTGCCGACCCGCTCCGAGACTTTGCGGCTCGGGCGGCGGACGGCCGCGTGTATCTGCGCCGGGAGCTGGTCGCGTGGGGAGACAGCGTCAAGCTGCGTTACGGCGAGAGGCCCGAGGACAGCGCCTGGCTGTGGGCGCACATGCGCGAGTACGTGCGGCTCACGGCGCGCCTGTTTGACGGGCTGCGTCTCGACAATTGCCACTCGACGCCGCTTCACGTGGCCGAGTGGATGGTGGACGAGGCGCGCGCCGAGCGTCCCGACCTGTACGTGCTCGCCGAGCTGTTCACCAACTCGGCCGCCGTCGACAACATCTTCGTCAACCGCCTCGGCATCACGTCTCTGGTGCGCGAGGCGCAGAGCGCTTGGGACGCGCACGAGCTGGGACGCCTCGTCTACCGCTACGGCGGCCGCCCCGCCGGCGCCTTCCTGCCGCCGCCGCACGGCGAGCCCGCCGCCGCCGCACCGGCCGTGGCGCACGCCATGCTCCTGGACCAGACGCACGACAACCCGAGCCCCGTGGTCAAGCGCTCGCTGTTCGACCTGCTGCCGTGCGCCGCGCTGGTCGCCTTCGCCTCTTGCGCCACGGGCTCCACTCGCGGCTACGACGAACTCGTCCCGCACCAGGTGCACGTCGTGGACGAAGCGAGGCTGTACAGGGCCTGGGGAGAGTCGGACGAGTGGCCCGAGGGCCCCGAGGGCACCGTGGGGCCCGGCCGGGGACTGGCCGAGGCGCGCGCGGCGCTCAACGCGCTGCATCGGCAACTCGCCGTCGAAGGATACACCGAG GTGTTCGTGGATCAAATGGACCCCGACGTGGTGGCCGTGACCCGCCACCATCCCACGTCGCGCAAGTCCGTCATCCTCGTTGCTCACACTGCCTTCGCCGCCCCCGACCCCGCGGCTGCCCCGCGCCGTCCGAGGCCCCTGCGCTTCGAGGGCCAGCTCACCGAGGTGGCGCTGGAGGCCAGTCTGCGCCACGGGAGCGGCCGCCCGTTCGAACCTCCGGGGGCTCGTGAGCCTCACCCGCGGTTCATTCACGGCCTCAACGAGTACGTCGCCGACGTGCGCCCCCCGGGGCCGCTCGCCGCGTCGGCGTTCCTCTCGGGGGAGCGGCGCGAAGGCGCCTTCACGGAGCTGGAGTGGCGCGGTCTGCCACCCGGCGCAGTGATCGCGGTGAGGGTCGCGCCCGACGGCCGTCAGGCGGCCGCGCTCGCCGCACTTCATCGCACGGTGCGCGCCCAGCCGGACGCGGCGCCCGACCCTCTGCAGCTCGCGGCGCCGCTCGCCGAGTTGTCACTGGCCGATTTCAACACGCTGCTGTACTGCTGCGACGCCGAGGAGAGGGAGCGCCGCGGCGCCGGCGTCTACGAGGTGCCCGGGCACGGGCCGCTGGTCTACGCCGGCCTGCAGGGCGCGACGGCGGCGCTGGAGCCGCTGCTGCGAGACGACGACCTCGGGCACCCGTTGTGCGACAACCTGCGCGCCGGCGACTGGCTGGCGGAGTACCAGTGGCGCCGCATCGAGGGCGACGCGCGACTGACGACGGTGGCGGCGCGGTACCGGGACGCGCTGCGGCCGCTGAGCGAGCTGCCACGCTTCCTGGTGCCGGCCTACTTCGCGGGCGTCGTCGCGGCTCTGTACTCGGCGGTGCGAGCCGCGGCCCTGTCGCGTCTGCGGCTGCCGCACCCGGGTCGCTTCGCGGAAGACCTCGCGCTCACGAGCGTGCAGCTTACCGCTGCG ATGCCGTCGGCCCCTCTGCCCATGGAAGGCGCCTCCGCCCCCGAGCGCGCTTCTCTATCGGCGGGACTGCCCCATTTCTCCGTTGGCTATATGCGCTGCTGGGGACGCGACACCTTCATCTCGCTGCGGGGCCTGTACTTGCTGACGGGGCGCTTCGCCGAAGCTCGCGCGCACATTCTGGCCTTCGCCGCCTGTCTGCGACACGGCCTCATCCCCAACCTGTTGGACGGGGGCCGCAACGCGCGCTTCAACTGCCGCGACGCCGTGTGGTGGTGGCTTCACAGCATCCAGCAGTACTGCCGCGAGGCACCGCAAGGCTCCGCGATACTCGCCGAGCGCGTCGTCCGCCTCTTTCCGGCACCGGACGCGCCCGTCGAGCAGCCGCTGCATGACGTCATGCAGGAAGCGCTCGACACGCACTTCCAGGGCCTCGCGTTCCGGGAGCGCAACGCCGGCCGCCAGATTGACGCGCACATGACCGACCGGGGCTTCAACGTGCAGATCGGCGTCGACCCGGAGACCGGATTCCCGTTCGGCGGCAACGACGCCAACTGCGGGACCTGGATGGACAAGATGGGCTCCTCCGAGCGGGCCGGCACTCGAGGACGGCCCGCCACGCCCCGCGACGGCAGCGCCGTCGAGCTGGTGGCGCTCGCGTACGGCGCCGCCTCGTGGCTGGCGACGCAGCACCGCGCCGCGCGCTATCCCTACCCGGGCGTGGCGCGACGCCACCGCGACGGCACGCTCACGGCCTGGACCTTCGCTCAGTGGGCCGAGCGCATCCGCCGCTCCTTCGAGCGCCACTTCTGGGTGCCGACGACGCCCTCCGCGGCCGACGCGCGCCCCGACCTCGTGCACCGGCGGGGCATCTACAAGGACTCGCACGGCGCCTCGCAGCCCTGGGCCGACTACCAGTTACGCTGCAACTTCCCCGTTGCGATGGCGGTGGCGCCCGACCTGTTCGACCCGAAGCGCGCGTGGCTCGCTCTGGATGCCGTCGAGCGTCTGCTTCTCGGCCCGCTCGGGGTGAAGACGCTGGACCCCGCCGACTGGGCCTACCGCCCCGACTACCGCAACGACGACGACTCCGCCGACCCTAGCGTCGCCCACGGCTTCAACTACCACCAG GGCCCCGAGTGGGTGTGGCCGATCGGCGCCTACCTGCGGGCGCGACTCGCCTTCGCGCCCGACAACGGCGCCCACGCCCGCACGGTCGCCGCCGTGTACGCGGCTCTCGGGCCGCACGCGGCCGAGGCGCGCGCCTCGCCTTGGCGGGGCCTGCCCGAGCTGACCGACGCCGGCGGTGCCCCCTGCCGGGACTCGTGTCGCACTCAGGCCTGGAGCTCCGCCTGCGTCCTCGAGGCCCTCCACGAAGCCGTCGGCGCGAGGCGAGCTCGGCCCCTGCCCTCCGACTGA
- the LOC110998633 gene encoding glycogen debranching enzyme isoform X1, protein MTIINSARDMELRRDDTAAAVRRLELQHAEHRDATLYRFEKGSYLQFNPGPTLMGRKVYLYTNYVVTDQTGEKDEHIAFDRKQYYCLEWVRAGQTKKTSETAELERLGCGLLVTDTDAYCELRLERAGSFHYYFVYDTPESRVGPQGSGWFGVTPSLRAGDCTLPLDSLMCQTVLAKCLGPISRWERTLRVGREAGYNVFHLTPVQELGASGSSYSIADQLKLNPLFDDPDTGRRATFSDVENLVAKIHNEWNSLVICDVVLNHTANETPWLLEHPEATYNCQNCPHLRPAALLDAAFARVSARVGAGLLEPRVPREVAEPAHVDAARAALEEEAAALRLPELFQCDVDALERRFLELARTRVPAPHAADANLKLTPDPQRRRLAATVDLELALQLFNTHRVDCPDEEARMARCAAAFRARLLELNADAAAIALDHLRAAVDNCAAAMRYERLQSDGPRLREVSARHPLVPPYFTLPETIEDAKAVEMDVYGESGRSVMAHNGWVMGADPLRDFAARAADGRVYLRRELVAWGDSVKLRYGERPEDSAWLWAHMREYVRLTARLFDGLRLDNCHSTPLHVAEWMVDEARAERPDLYVLAELFTNSAAVDNIFVNRLGITSLVREAQSAWDAHELGRLVYRYGGRPAGAFLPPPHGEPAAAAPAVAHAMLLDQTHDNPSPVVKRSLFDLLPCAALVAFASCATGSTRGYDELVPHQVHVVDEARLYRAWGESDEWPEGPEGTVGPGRGLAEARAALNALHRQLAVEGYTEVFVDQMDPDVVAVTRHHPTSRKSVILVAHTAFAAPDPAAAPRRPRPLRFEGQLTEVALEASLRHGSGRPFEPPGAREPHPRFIHGLNEYVADVRPPGPLAASAFLSGERREGAFTELEWRGLPPGAVIAVRVAPDGRQAAALAALHRTVRAQPDAAPDPLQLAAPLAELSLADFNTLLYCCDAEERERRGAGVYEVPGHGPLVYAGLQGATAALEPLLRDDDLGHPLCDNLRAGDWLAEYQWRRIEGDARLTTVAARYRDALRPLSELPRFLVPAYFAGVVAALYSAVRAAALSRLRLPHPGRFAEDLALTSVQLTAAMPSAPLPMEGASAPERASLSAGLPHFSVGYMRCWGRDTFISLRGLYLLTGRFAEARAHILAFAACLRHGLIPNLLDGGRNARFNCRDAVWWWLHSIQQYCREAPQGSAILAERVVRLFPAPDAPVEQPLHDVMQEALDTHFQGLAFRERNAGRQIDAHMTDRGFNVQIGVDPETGFPFGGNDANCGTWMDKMGSSERAGTRGRPATPRDGSAVELVALAYGAASWLATQHRAARYPYPGVARRHRDGTLTAWTFAQWAERIRRSFERHFWVPTTPSAADARPDLVHRRGIYKDSHGASQPWADYQLRCNFPVAMAVAPDLFDPKRAWLALDAVERLLLGPLGVKTLDPADWAYRPDYRNDDDSADPSVAHGFNYHQGPEWVWPIGAYLRARLAFAPDNGAHARTVAAVYAALGPHAAEARASPWRGLPELTDAGGAPCRDSCRTQAWSSACVLEALHEAVGARRARPLPSD, encoded by the exons GCGCGTGACATGGAGCTCCGGCGGGACGACACGGCTGCGGCCGTGCGCCGCCTCGAGCTGCAGCATGCTGAGCATCGAGATGCCACGCTCTATCG GTTCGAAAAAGGctcatatttacaatttaaccCCGGGCCGACTCTAATGGGCCGCAAAGTCTACTTGTACACCAACTACGTGGTCACGGACcaaa CAGGGGAAAAGGACGAGCATATCGCCTTCGACCGCAAGCAGTACTATTGCCTGGAATGGGTTCGAGCCGGTCAGACGAAGAAGACGAGCGAAACGGCCGAGCTCGAGCGGCTGGGATGCGGGCTGCTGGTCACCGACACCGATGCTTACTGCGAGCTGCGTCTCGAGCGAGCCGGATCGTTCCACTATTACTTCGTCTACGACACGCC AGAGTCCCGCGTGGGGCCACAGGGCTCCGGCTGGTTCGGGGTGACTCCGAGCCTCAGGGCCGGCGACTGCACTTTGCCGCTAGACTCGCTCATGTGCCAGACGGTGCTGGCCAAGTGCCTCGGCCCTATCTCGCGTTGGGAGCGGACGCTGCGAGTGGGCCGCGAGGCCGGGTACAACGTCTTTCATTTGACGCCCGTGCAG GAGTTGGGCGCATCGGGCTCGAGCTACAGCATCGCCGACCAGCTGAAGCTGAACCCGCTCTTCGACGATCCGGACACGGGCCGCCGCGCTACATTCTCGGACGTCGAGAACCTCGTTGCCAAAATTCACAACGAATGGAAC TCTCTCGTCATTTGCGACGTAGTGCTGAACCACACGGCCAACGAGACGCCGTGGCTTTTGGAGCACCCCGAGGCGACGTACAACTGCCAGAACTGTCCGCACTTGAGGCCGGCGGCGTTGCTCGACGCGGCGTTCGCGAGGGTGTCGGCCCGGGTGGGGGCCGGACTGCTCGAGCCTCGCGTGCCCCGCGAGGTGGCCGAGCCGGCGCACGTCGACGCCGCTCGCGCCGCTCTCGAGGAGGAGGCGGCCGCTCTGCGGTTGCCGGAGCTCTTCCAGTGCGACGTCGACGCGCTCGAGCGCCGTTTTCTGGAGCTGGCGCGCACCCGCGTTCCGGCGCCACACGCCGCCGACGCCAATCTTAAGCTGACGCCGGACCCGCAGCGGCGGCGCCTCGCCGCCACCGTCGACCTCGAGCTGGCGCTGCAGTTGTTCAACACGCACCGCGTCGACTGTCCGGACGAGGAGGCGCGAATGGCCCGCTGCGCGGCCGCCTTTCGCGCCCGACTGCTAGAGCTCAACGCCGACGCCGCGGCCATCGCGCTGGACCATCTGCGAGCCGCCGTCGACAACTGCGCGGCCGCGATGCGTTACGAGCGGCTTCAGAGTGACGGACCCAGGCTGCGGGAGGTGTCCGCTCGTCATCCGCTGGTGCCGCCCTATTTCACGCTCCCAGAGACGATCGAAGACGCGAAGGCCGTCGAGATGGACGTCTACGGCGAATCGG GCCGATCGGTGATGGCGCACAACGGGTGGGTGATGGGTGCCGACCCGCTCCGAGACTTTGCGGCTCGGGCGGCGGACGGCCGCGTGTATCTGCGCCGGGAGCTGGTCGCGTGGGGAGACAGCGTCAAGCTGCGTTACGGCGAGAGGCCCGAGGACAGCGCCTGGCTGTGGGCGCACATGCGCGAGTACGTGCGGCTCACGGCGCGCCTGTTTGACGGGCTGCGTCTCGACAATTGCCACTCGACGCCGCTTCACGTGGCCGAGTGGATGGTGGACGAGGCGCGCGCCGAGCGTCCCGACCTGTACGTGCTCGCCGAGCTGTTCACCAACTCGGCCGCCGTCGACAACATCTTCGTCAACCGCCTCGGCATCACGTCTCTGGTGCGCGAGGCGCAGAGCGCTTGGGACGCGCACGAGCTGGGACGCCTCGTCTACCGCTACGGCGGCCGCCCCGCCGGCGCCTTCCTGCCGCCGCCGCACGGCGAGCCCGCCGCCGCCGCACCGGCCGTGGCGCACGCCATGCTCCTGGACCAGACGCACGACAACCCGAGCCCCGTGGTCAAGCGCTCGCTGTTCGACCTGCTGCCGTGCGCCGCGCTGGTCGCCTTCGCCTCTTGCGCCACGGGCTCCACTCGCGGCTACGACGAACTCGTCCCGCACCAGGTGCACGTCGTGGACGAAGCGAGGCTGTACAGGGCCTGGGGAGAGTCGGACGAGTGGCCCGAGGGCCCCGAGGGCACCGTGGGGCCCGGCCGGGGACTGGCCGAGGCGCGCGCGGCGCTCAACGCGCTGCATCGGCAACTCGCCGTCGAAGGATACACCGAG GTGTTCGTGGATCAAATGGACCCCGACGTGGTGGCCGTGACCCGCCACCATCCCACGTCGCGCAAGTCCGTCATCCTCGTTGCTCACACTGCCTTCGCCGCCCCCGACCCCGCGGCTGCCCCGCGCCGTCCGAGGCCCCTGCGCTTCGAGGGCCAGCTCACCGAGGTGGCGCTGGAGGCCAGTCTGCGCCACGGGAGCGGCCGCCCGTTCGAACCTCCGGGGGCTCGTGAGCCTCACCCGCGGTTCATTCACGGCCTCAACGAGTACGTCGCCGACGTGCGCCCCCCGGGGCCGCTCGCCGCGTCGGCGTTCCTCTCGGGGGAGCGGCGCGAAGGCGCCTTCACGGAGCTGGAGTGGCGCGGTCTGCCACCCGGCGCAGTGATCGCGGTGAGGGTCGCGCCCGACGGCCGTCAGGCGGCCGCGCTCGCCGCACTTCATCGCACGGTGCGCGCCCAGCCGGACGCGGCGCCCGACCCTCTGCAGCTCGCGGCGCCGCTCGCCGAGTTGTCACTGGCCGATTTCAACACGCTGCTGTACTGCTGCGACGCCGAGGAGAGGGAGCGCCGCGGCGCCGGCGTCTACGAGGTGCCCGGGCACGGGCCGCTGGTCTACGCCGGCCTGCAGGGCGCGACGGCGGCGCTGGAGCCGCTGCTGCGAGACGACGACCTCGGGCACCCGTTGTGCGACAACCTGCGCGCCGGCGACTGGCTGGCGGAGTACCAGTGGCGCCGCATCGAGGGCGACGCGCGACTGACGACGGTGGCGGCGCGGTACCGGGACGCGCTGCGGCCGCTGAGCGAGCTGCCACGCTTCCTGGTGCCGGCCTACTTCGCGGGCGTCGTCGCGGCTCTGTACTCGGCGGTGCGAGCCGCGGCCCTGTCGCGTCTGCGGCTGCCGCACCCGGGTCGCTTCGCGGAAGACCTCGCGCTCACGAGCGTGCAGCTTACCGCTGCG ATGCCGTCGGCCCCTCTGCCCATGGAAGGCGCCTCCGCCCCCGAGCGCGCTTCTCTATCGGCGGGACTGCCCCATTTCTCCGTTGGCTATATGCGCTGCTGGGGACGCGACACCTTCATCTCGCTGCGGGGCCTGTACTTGCTGACGGGGCGCTTCGCCGAAGCTCGCGCGCACATTCTGGCCTTCGCCGCCTGTCTGCGACACGGCCTCATCCCCAACCTGTTGGACGGGGGCCGCAACGCGCGCTTCAACTGCCGCGACGCCGTGTGGTGGTGGCTTCACAGCATCCAGCAGTACTGCCGCGAGGCACCGCAAGGCTCCGCGATACTCGCCGAGCGCGTCGTCCGCCTCTTTCCGGCACCGGACGCGCCCGTCGAGCAGCCGCTGCATGACGTCATGCAGGAAGCGCTCGACACGCACTTCCAGGGCCTCGCGTTCCGGGAGCGCAACGCCGGCCGCCAGATTGACGCGCACATGACCGACCGGGGCTTCAACGTGCAGATCGGCGTCGACCCGGAGACCGGATTCCCGTTCGGCGGCAACGACGCCAACTGCGGGACCTGGATGGACAAGATGGGCTCCTCCGAGCGGGCCGGCACTCGAGGACGGCCCGCCACGCCCCGCGACGGCAGCGCCGTCGAGCTGGTGGCGCTCGCGTACGGCGCCGCCTCGTGGCTGGCGACGCAGCACCGCGCCGCGCGCTATCCCTACCCGGGCGTGGCGCGACGCCACCGCGACGGCACGCTCACGGCCTGGACCTTCGCTCAGTGGGCCGAGCGCATCCGCCGCTCCTTCGAGCGCCACTTCTGGGTGCCGACGACGCCCTCCGCGGCCGACGCGCGCCCCGACCTCGTGCACCGGCGGGGCATCTACAAGGACTCGCACGGCGCCTCGCAGCCCTGGGCCGACTACCAGTTACGCTGCAACTTCCCCGTTGCGATGGCGGTGGCGCCCGACCTGTTCGACCCGAAGCGCGCGTGGCTCGCTCTGGATGCCGTCGAGCGTCTGCTTCTCGGCCCGCTCGGGGTGAAGACGCTGGACCCCGCCGACTGGGCCTACCGCCCCGACTACCGCAACGACGACGACTCCGCCGACCCTAGCGTCGCCCACGGCTTCAACTACCACCAG GGCCCCGAGTGGGTGTGGCCGATCGGCGCCTACCTGCGGGCGCGACTCGCCTTCGCGCCCGACAACGGCGCCCACGCCCGCACGGTCGCCGCCGTGTACGCGGCTCTCGGGCCGCACGCGGCCGAGGCGCGCGCCTCGCCTTGGCGGGGCCTGCCCGAGCTGACCGACGCCGGCGGTGCCCCCTGCCGGGACTCGTGTCGCACTCAGGCCTGGAGCTCCGCCTGCGTCCTCGAGGCCCTCCACGAAGCCGTCGGCGCGAGGCGAGCTCGGCCCCTGCCCTCCGACTGA